One window of the Niallia circulans genome contains the following:
- a CDS encoding amidohydrolase family protein, which produces MKIIDAHIHYSNIGSFKETARDLSFVDYSYKGLKEEMRKADIVLAIGMGVTETPEMGFPDYKAQTPMGLDLDLLVPDNVVCCAGINPYDMDLSAQERLEQEIQKPHVVGIKIYLGYYPFYAYDEVYEPVYRLAEKYQLPVVFHTGDTYSERGYLKYSHPLAIDEVAVKHRNVNFMMAHFGDPWTLTGAEIIYKNSNVYADLSGLIVGTKKELEEAHEGIFLDHLRHALVFAQSYDKLLFGTDWPLAPFEPYIEFIKKLIPETYHEDVFYRTALKVFPKIKPFLSKK; this is translated from the coding sequence ATGAAAATAATTGATGCCCATATACACTACTCAAATATTGGATCGTTTAAAGAGACAGCTCGAGATCTTTCCTTTGTAGATTATAGTTATAAAGGTTTGAAAGAAGAGATGAGGAAGGCTGATATTGTCCTTGCGATTGGGATGGGGGTTACAGAAACGCCAGAGATGGGCTTTCCTGATTATAAGGCCCAGACCCCAATGGGATTAGATTTGGACTTATTGGTTCCAGACAATGTCGTCTGCTGTGCTGGGATAAATCCATATGATATGGATTTATCGGCACAAGAACGATTAGAGCAGGAGATTCAAAAGCCACATGTTGTGGGAATAAAAATTTATTTAGGCTACTACCCTTTTTATGCCTATGATGAGGTATATGAACCTGTTTATCGACTAGCAGAAAAGTATCAATTACCAGTTGTGTTCCATACTGGAGATACATACTCTGAAAGAGGATACTTAAAATATAGTCATCCTCTTGCAATTGATGAAGTGGCTGTGAAACATCGTAATGTGAATTTTATGATGGCACATTTCGGTGATCCTTGGACATTGACTGGTGCGGAAATTATTTATAAAAATTCGAATGTATATGCCGATTTATCTGGTTTAATCGTTGGAACAAAAAAAGAACTGGAAGAAGCACATGAAGGGATTTTTCTCGATCATTTACGCCATGCATTAGTTTTTGCCCAATCATATGATAAATTGCTTTTTGGGACAGATTGGCCGCTAGCCCCATTTGAACCATATATAGAGTTTATAAAAAAGCTCATTCCAGAAACTTACCATGAAGACGTATTTTATCGAACAGCATTAAAGGTATTTCCAAAAATAAAGCCCTTTTTAAGTAAAAAATAG